In the genome of Desulfuromonadales bacterium, one region contains:
- the ric gene encoding iron-sulfur cluster repair di-iron protein, translated as MQKSASEQMAPSSATTVGAIVADDFRTARVFEKHGIDFCCGGKTTLAAICEEKGLDLAVLQREIAEVKSAPVERSHNYAAWALPFLADYIVNTHHAYLNENTEQIAAYAGKIAGVHGAHHPEVVEIAAIFARIATDMAAHLREEEEVLFPAIKRVDAARIAGNPPDALDVETIRASLVKLDREHQEIGDAVHAIRHLANGYALPGDVCNTFAVTYRMLHEFEDDLHKHVHLENNILFPKAARL; from the coding sequence ATGCAAAAATCAGCTAGCGAGCAGATGGCCCCCTCGTCGGCAACAACCGTCGGCGCGATTGTTGCCGACGACTTCCGGACCGCCAGGGTCTTTGAAAAGCACGGCATCGACTTCTGCTGCGGCGGCAAGACTACCCTCGCCGCGATCTGCGAGGAAAAAGGGCTCGATCTGGCCGTGCTGCAGCGGGAGATTGCCGAGGTCAAAAGTGCACCAGTCGAGCGGAGCCACAACTATGCGGCCTGGGCTCTGCCGTTTCTCGCCGATTACATCGTCAATACCCACCACGCCTATCTCAACGAGAACACCGAGCAGATCGCCGCCTACGCCGGCAAGATTGCCGGGGTCCATGGCGCCCACCATCCCGAGGTGGTCGAGATCGCGGCAATCTTCGCCCGGATAGCCACCGATATGGCGGCCCACCTCCGGGAGGAGGAAGAGGTCCTCTTTCCGGCCATCAAACGGGTCGACGCCGCCAGAATAGCCGGCAATCCTCCTGATGCCCTGGATGTGGAAACGATCAGGGCCTCCCTCGTCAAGCTCGATCGTGAGCACCAGGAGATCGGCGACGCCGTCCACGCGATCCGTCACCTGGCCAACGGGTATGCGCTGCCGGGCGATGTCTGCAACACCTTCGCGGTCACCTACCGGATGCTCCACGAGTTCGAGGACGACCTGCACAAGCACGTCCACCTCGAAAACAACATCCTCTTCCCGAAGGCGGCCCGGCTTTAG
- a CDS encoding methyltransferase domain-containing protein: MNKNGYWFHAAMAREVLGALDRGEERIDISVDLNLSRRTFALGGDELVLDADNRLSRAELRRIAGKENRIFYLQSGELEVLEVRDDGYYKLVPTDQAPLLEISGVKMHISKGVNPFASAGQMAAQVVKKGDRVLDTCSGLGYAAAAALKLGAREVVSVERSATVMALRQKNPWSQGIFDPDIHLVHADIDAYIRELATESFDSVIHDPPRFSLAGELYGEGFYREIYRVLKRRGALFHYTGNPHVVKRGSSFVDQAAQRLRAAGFTRVVKVAELMGVTAYK, from the coding sequence ATGAACAAAAACGGTTACTGGTTCCATGCGGCGATGGCCCGCGAGGTTCTCGGCGCGCTGGACAGGGGCGAGGAGCGCATCGACATTTCGGTTGATCTGAACCTCTCCCGCCGCACCTTTGCCCTCGGCGGCGACGAGTTGGTCCTGGACGCGGACAACCGGCTGAGCCGGGCGGAGCTGCGGCGGATTGCGGGCAAGGAGAACAGAATCTTCTATTTGCAAAGCGGCGAGCTCGAGGTGCTCGAGGTCAGAGACGACGGCTATTACAAGCTCGTCCCCACGGACCAGGCGCCGCTGCTGGAAATCAGCGGGGTGAAAATGCACATCTCGAAGGGGGTCAACCCCTTTGCGAGTGCCGGGCAGATGGCCGCGCAAGTCGTGAAAAAGGGGGACCGGGTTCTGGATACCTGCAGCGGGCTCGGCTACGCGGCCGCGGCAGCGCTGAAGCTCGGTGCGCGCGAAGTCGTTTCGGTCGAGCGGAGCGCAACGGTCATGGCGCTGCGCCAAAAAAACCCGTGGTCGCAGGGGATCTTCGACCCCGACATCCATCTGGTGCATGCCGATATCGATGCATACATCCGGGAGCTCGCGACGGAATCCTTTGACTCGGTCATCCATGATCCGCCCCGCTTCTCCCTCGCCGGGGAGCTCTACGGGGAGGGGTTTTACCGGGAAATCTACCGGGTGCTGAAGCGGCGCGGAGCCCTGTTCCACTATACGGGCAACCCGCATGTGGTGAAACGCGGCAGCAGCTTTGTCGACCAGGCGGCGCAGCGGCTCAGGGCGGCCGGCTTCACCAGGGTGGTGAAGGTCGCCGAACTCATGGGCGTCACGGCGTACAAATAA
- a CDS encoding YheU family protein, whose translation MSQKKPAGQHEEGIDVPYERLDPDTLRKMVQEFVTRDGADWGEPGCTLEDKVDQVLRQLRNRKVKVVFDLASQTANIVVCR comes from the coding sequence GTGTCGCAGAAAAAACCAGCCGGCCAGCACGAAGAAGGGATAGATGTCCCGTACGAGCGGCTCGACCCGGATACGCTGCGGAAGATGGTTCAGGAGTTCGTGACCAGAGACGGCGCGGATTGGGGGGAGCCCGGCTGCACGCTGGAAGATAAGGTCGACCAGGTTCTTCGGCAGTTGAGAAACAGGAAGGTCAAGGTCGTTTTTGACCTGGCGTCACAAACGGCGAACATCGTCGTCTGCCGTTAA